TGCTTGCCGTTGCTATACTGGATGAGTCCGCGGGTTGGGTTGAGTGTCCCGTGGGCGACGGATGGATCGAAAAAGCTTCGCGCATGTCCCCAGCCGTCGGGCATGCGGTGGCCGAAGTGGTCGTAGTAGTAGCGTTTGACAAATTCCACACATTGCCAGCGATGGCCATAGTAATAGCCGTCGTCGGAAAAATGCCTGCCATGACTGGTGTAGGTATCGTGCCCATTCGAGTAAACCACCACGCCATTGAATTCGTCAATGGCGGTTCCGAGTGGCTGAATCTGGTTTTGATTACGGTGAATTTCGATCAAGGCTCCGTACCAGATCATACTGATGGCTCCGATGGTGCCGAGAGCGAGGATCGAGATGAGCACCCACTTTTTTTTGCGGGCTGGTGGTGGGGAGCTTGTATTTGAGGTGGATTGGGCAAGCTGCTTACTCGGACGAGGCATGGCGGTATTGGATACTGGATA
This genomic stretch from Oceaniferula marina harbors:
- a CDS encoding CHAP domain-containing protein; the protein is MPRPSKQLAQSTSNTSSPPPARKKKWVLISILALGTIGAISMIWYGALIEIHRNQNQIQPLGTAIDEFNGVVVYSNGHDTYTSHGRHFSDDGYYYGHRWQCVEFVKRYYYDHFGHRMPDGWGHARSFFDPSVAHGTLNPTRGLIQYSNGKQTRPASGDLLVFVYGQYGHVAIISQVKKDRIEIVQQNVGAKTRENLPLEQSGKRWMIHHPTVAGWLRLPPRATPSSPKS